Proteins found in one Pseudorasbora parva isolate DD20220531a chromosome 11, ASM2467924v1, whole genome shotgun sequence genomic segment:
- the LOC137093107 gene encoding protocadherin beta-15-like — translation MFGLLFFVLMARAAYGDVSYSFPEEMKRGSVIGNIAKDLGLDVNRLSSRKARIDTEGNRKRYCDINLNTGELTVAERIDREEICGKKASCVIHQGLVLENPLELHRFIFNIEDVNDNSPQFTESVIEFEIRESAVKGSRYLLDEAHDADIGLNSVQSYTLQNNEHFILNVRSRENGRKYGELVLNKELDREQQKEVTLILTAVDGGTPPRSGTVAIHVTVLDANDNAPVFSQAVYKVSLPENSPVDTVVVTVSATDADEGQNGQVTYAFSHLSEITRQLFFLDAISGEIKLKGLMDYEEESSIELPIQAKDGQGLASHCTVIIDVTDINDNAPIIVINSLSSPVPENAFPGTEVGIINVQDRDSENNGQVRCSIQQNVPFKLVPSIKNYYSLVTTGELDRELLSDYNITITATDEGSPPLSSTKNIHLAVADVNDNPPVFEEQNYRAHVQENNKPGSSICSVSATDPDWRQNGTVVYSLLSSDVNGAPVSSFLSINGDTGVIHAVRSFDYEQMKSFKVLVLARDNGSPPLSSNVTVSVFISDENDNSPQILYPSPDGNSFMTEMVPKAAQAGSLVSKVIAVDADSGQNAWLSYHIIKATDPGLFTIGVHSGEIRTQRDISESDSMKQNLIVSVRDNGQPSLSASCALYLLISDNLAEVPELKDMSHDESGSKLTFYLIIALVSVSTFFLTFIIIILAVRFCRRRKPRLLFDGAVAIPSAYLPPNYAEVEGAGTLRSTYNYDAYLTTGSRTSDFKFIRSYNEGTLTADLTLKKTQSAVDDLEGLDAEMSDSFQCRC, via the exons ATGTTTGGTCTTTTGTTCTTCGTGCTGATGGCGCGCGCCGCTTATGGAGACGTGAGCTATTCTTTCCCGGAGGAGATGAAACGCGGATCTGTGATTGGAAATATAGCAAAGGATCTCGGGCTCGATGTCAACAGACTGTCATCTCGTAAGGCTCGCATTGATACTGAAGGTAACAGAAAACGATACTGTGACATTAATCTGAACACTGGAGAACTGACCGTAGCGGAGAGAATCGACAGAGAGGAGATTTGTGGAAAGAAAGCTTCATGCGTTATACATCAAGGGCTTGTTCTTGAAAATCCTCTAGAGTTGCATCGCTTCATTTTCAATATTGAAGACGTAAATGATAATTCACCACAGTTTACAGAAAGTGTTATTGAATTCGAAATACGGGAATCAGCGGTCAAAGGATCTCGTTATTTATTAGATGAGGCCCATGATGCGGATATTGGTCTGAATTCAGTGCAGTCATATACACTTCAAAACAATGAACACTTTATTCTTAATGTACGTTCCAGGGAAAATGGGAGAAAATATGGTGAGCTAGTTCTTAATAAAGAGTTGGACCGTGAGCAGCAGAAAGAGGTGACTTTAATTCTCACTGCGGTAGACGGCGGGACTCCACCGAGATCAGGTACTGTAGCCATACACGTCACTGTGCTGGATGCTAATGATAATgctccagtctttagtcaggCCGTCTATAAAGTCAGTCTGCCTGAAAATTCTCCTGTAGATACTGTAGTGGTGACAGTGAGCGCTACTGATGCTGACGAGGGACAAAATGGACAAGTGACTTATGCATTTAGTCATTTATCCGAAATTACTCGGCAATTATTTTTCCTTGATGCAATTTCTGGAGAGATTAAACTAAAGGGACTCATGGATTATGAGGAGGAGAGTTCAATTGAGCTGCCAATTCAAGCTAAAGATGGTCAAGGGTTAGCCAGTCATTGTACTGTAATAATAGATGTTACTGATATCAATGATAACGCCCCTATAATAGTAATTAATTCTCTAAGCAGTCCCGTTCCTGAGAACGCGTTCCCCGGTACAGAGGTTGGCATCATTAATGTGCAGGACAGAGACTCTGAGAATAACGGACAGGTGCGCTGCTCCATTCAGCAGAACGTCCCGTTTAAACTCGTACCTTCGATCAAAAATTACTATTCTCTGGTGACCACAGGTGAATTAGACCGCGAGCTGCTCTCTGATTATAATATTACAATCACTGCTACTGATGAGGGCTCTCCGCCTTTATCTTCCACTAAGAATATTCACTTGGCTGTCGCTGACGTGAATGATAATCCACCTGTATTTGAGGAGCAGAATTACAGAGCTCATGTGCAAGAGAATAACAAACCGGGCTCCTCTATTTGTTCAGTATCAGCTACAGACCCGGACTGGAGACAGAATGGCACTGTAGTTTATTCTCTGTTGTCCTCTGATGTCAATGGCGCACCGGTGTCCTCCTTTTTATCCATTAACGGAGACACCGGGGTCATTCATGCCGTGAGATCGTTTGATTACGAACAGATGAAGAGTTTCAAAGTGCTCGTGTTAGCCAGAGACAACGGCTCTCCTCCTCTGAGCAGTAACGTGACCGTGAGTGTCTTCATATCGGATGAGAATGACAACTCCCCTCAGATATTATACCCCTCTCCGGATGGAAACTCCTTCATGACCGAGATGGTCCCCAAAGCTGCGCAGGCGGGCTCCCTGGTCTCCAAGGTGATCGCCGTGGACGCGGATTCTGGACAGAACGCGTGGCTCTCGTATCACATTATTAAAGCGACTGATCCGGGACTTTTCACTATCGGTGTCCACAGCGGGGAGATCAGGACGCAGCGGGACATTTCTGAATCTGACAGCATGAAACAGAACCTTATTGTGTCCGTGAGAGATAACGGACAGCCCTCTCTCTCGGCCTCGTGCGCGTTGTATTTACTCATATCAGATAACTTGGCTGAAGTTCCAGAACTCAAAGACATGTCTCATGACGAGAGCGGCTCCAAACTGACGTTTTATTTGATCATCGCGCTGGTGTCCGTTTCCACTTTCTTCCTgaccttcatcatcatcatcctggcCGTGAGGTTTTGTCGCAGGAGAAAGCCCAGACTGTTGTTTGATGGAGCTGTAGCCATTCCCAGCGCGTATCTCCCTCCAAATTACGCAGAGGTGGAGGGAGCGGGAACTCTCCGCAGCACTTACAATTATGACGCATACCTGACCACGGGCTCGCGCACTAGTGACTTCAAGTTCATCAGATCTTATAATGAGGGCACACTGACTGCTGACCTGACTCTGAAAAAAACTCAGTCCGCTGTGGATGATCTTGAAGGGCTCGATGCGGAAATGAGCGATTCGTTTCAG TGTCGCTGTTGA